One window from the genome of Caloranaerobacter sp. TR13 encodes:
- a CDS encoding 3D domain-containing protein — protein MSIKFINKKILLLFIILLIPLLAILGIYKSSVKEVSIIIDGKQMYYKTTEKTVEKFLNKLNIDLNEEDYVSAELDDKIENGMVIEINRATFLEVFLGNRATEVKTPKKTVKEVLNELSIEYDEDDYIIPRLNSSIISGMKIRVVQIDKETDLKMEVIPYEEITRYNDNLEKGKVKKIQSGKNGIKEMEISKIYKNRKLISKYISDEKIVQKPIPQIYEIGTKDYFISSRGNVKFEKSIIMSATAYDLSYESTGKRPGDKGYGITAMGTKVRHGVVAVDPRVIPLGTKLYIQSLDGTKDYGFAVAEDTGGAIKGNKIDLFFESRSKALAFGRRKVKVYILSD, from the coding sequence ATGAGTATAAAATTCATTAATAAGAAAATATTGCTATTATTTATTATATTATTAATTCCATTGTTAGCTATTTTAGGGATCTATAAAAGTAGCGTAAAAGAAGTTAGTATTATTATAGATGGGAAACAAATGTATTATAAAACTACAGAGAAAACAGTTGAAAAGTTTTTAAATAAGCTCAATATAGATCTAAATGAGGAAGATTATGTAAGTGCAGAACTTGATGATAAAATTGAGAATGGCATGGTGATAGAAATTAATAGAGCTACTTTTTTAGAAGTTTTTTTGGGGAATAGAGCTACAGAAGTCAAGACGCCAAAAAAGACTGTTAAAGAAGTATTAAATGAGTTAAGTATTGAATATGATGAAGATGATTATATAATACCTAGACTAAACAGTAGCATTATATCTGGCATGAAGATAAGAGTTGTACAAATAGATAAAGAGACTGATTTGAAGATGGAAGTAATACCGTATGAAGAAATAACAAGATATAATGATAATCTTGAAAAGGGTAAAGTTAAGAAGATACAGTCTGGTAAAAATGGTATTAAAGAAATGGAGATTAGCAAAATTTACAAAAATAGAAAATTAATTTCTAAATATATATCTGATGAGAAAATAGTACAAAAGCCTATTCCACAGATATACGAAATTGGTACTAAAGATTATTTCATTTCATCAAGGGGAAATGTTAAATTTGAAAAAAGTATAATTATGAGTGCCACAGCCTATGATTTATCCTATGAAAGTACGGGTAAAAGGCCTGGTGATAAAGGTTATGGAATTACAGCTATGGGTACTAAAGTTAGACATGGAGTAGTAGCAGTAGACCCAAGAGTAATCCCTTTAGGTACAAAATTATATATCCAATCTTTAGATGGTACTAAAGATTATGGCTTTGCTGTAGCAGAGGATACAGGAGGAGCAATAAAAGGTAATAAAATTGACCTTTTCTTTGAAAGTAGAAGTAAAGCTTTAGCTTTTGGAAGAAGAAAAGTAAAAGTTTATATTTTAAGTGATTAG
- a CDS encoding pyruvate carboxylase, with translation MKKFNKVLVANRGEIAIRIFRACKELGIRTVAIYSKEDKYALFRTKADESYLIGEKKKPIEVYLSMDEIIDLAIKKGVDAIHPGYGFLSENPEFARKCKEVGIEFIGPTSETIESLGDKIKSKIIAKSVNVPTIPGIDKPITCIDEALSFTKQFGYPIILKAAAGGGGRGMRVVYNDKDLALAFNNAKNEAKKAFGIDDIFIEKYLEKPKHIEVQILGDKHGNIVHLHERDCSIQRRHQKLIEFTPAIAISKELKEKICSDALKIAKAVNYISAGTVEFLVDKCGNHYFIEMNPRIQVEHTITEMTTGIDIVQSQILIAQGYPLNSDKIGIHSQESIKPRGYSIQCRITTEDPSNNFAPDTGRLDVYRTSSGFGIRLDGGNGYTGSIISPYYDSLLVKIVSWSRTFEDAARKAIRSIKEMNVKGVKTNDAFLINVLNHEKFLKGECDTHFIDNTPELFDISPKKDYETRILKFIGEKVVNEVRGTKKDYNIPPVPKGLTPKDLKGTKQLLDEKGVEGVIDWIKNQKKLLLTDTTFRDAHQSLIATRVRTKDMVKIAKATAVLAKDLFSLEMWGGATFDVAYRFLRESPWRRLQDLRKKIPNILFQMLIRGSNAVGYTNYPDNVIRTFIKEAANQGIDIFRIFDCLNWLKGMEVALDEVLKVGKIAEVCICYTGDILDTKRDKYSLKYYVNKAKEIEKMGAHILGIKDMAGLLKPYAASKLIKALKNEISIPIHLHTHDTSGNGVATLLMAAEAGVDIVDTAFNAMAGLTSQPALNSIVAALENTELDTGINLLDIQKISDYWNEVRKVYETFESGLKSGTAEIYKYEIPGGQYSNLRPQVESFGLGHKFNEIKEMYKKVNELLGDIVKVTPSSKVVGDLAIFMVQNGLTKENIIEKGKNFTFPDSVVSYFKGMMGQPEGGFPKELQKIVLKGEKPVTCRPGEILEPVNFEKIKSKLEKEFNMKDVNIRNILSYALYPKVYTDYLKSLKQYGHLYNLESHVFFYGLNEGEISEIELEEGNIMIVKLVEVGKLDENRYRTVIFEVNGNRREIKVFDKSIGEKQITNVTIMADPNSEKEIGASIPGTISRILVKEGDKIKEKQSLIIIEAMKMETNILATTSGEIDSILVFEGQQVKSGQLLIKLK, from the coding sequence ATTAAAAAATTTAACAAAGTTCTAGTCGCCAATAGAGGAGAAATCGCTATAAGAATATTTAGGGCTTGTAAAGAACTTGGTATTCGTACAGTAGCTATTTACTCTAAAGAAGATAAATATGCACTTTTCAGAACAAAAGCAGACGAATCTTATTTGATTGGAGAAAAAAAGAAACCTATTGAAGTTTATTTGAGTATGGATGAAATTATTGATTTAGCTATTAAAAAAGGTGTTGATGCTATTCATCCAGGATATGGTTTTTTATCTGAAAATCCTGAATTTGCAAGAAAGTGTAAAGAAGTAGGTATCGAATTTATAGGACCTACAAGTGAAACTATAGAAAGCTTAGGGGATAAAATAAAATCAAAGATTATTGCAAAAAGTGTAAATGTTCCAACTATACCCGGAATAGATAAACCAATTACATGTATAGATGAAGCACTTTCCTTTACCAAACAATTTGGATATCCGATTATTTTAAAAGCAGCTGCCGGTGGCGGTGGTAGAGGAATGAGAGTAGTTTATAATGATAAAGATTTGGCTTTAGCATTTAATAATGCTAAAAATGAAGCTAAAAAAGCTTTTGGTATAGATGATATATTTATAGAAAAATATTTAGAAAAACCTAAACATATAGAAGTCCAAATACTTGGAGATAAACATGGGAATATTGTTCACCTTCATGAAAGAGATTGTTCTATTCAGCGAAGACATCAAAAATTAATAGAATTTACTCCTGCAATAGCTATCAGCAAAGAATTAAAAGAAAAAATCTGTAGTGATGCTTTGAAAATAGCTAAAGCTGTAAACTACATAAGTGCTGGAACTGTTGAGTTTTTAGTTGATAAATGTGGTAACCATTATTTTATTGAAATGAATCCTAGAATACAAGTTGAACATACTATTACAGAAATGACAACAGGTATTGATATTGTACAAAGTCAGATACTTATTGCTCAGGGATATCCGTTAAATTCAGATAAAATAGGTATACATTCTCAAGAATCGATAAAACCTCGAGGATATTCCATACAGTGCAGAATAACTACTGAAGACCCATCTAATAACTTTGCCCCTGATACAGGTAGACTTGATGTTTATAGAACAAGTTCTGGATTTGGTATTAGACTTGATGGAGGTAATGGTTATACTGGTTCAATAATATCCCCATATTATGATAGTTTATTAGTAAAAATCGTATCTTGGTCTAGAACTTTTGAAGATGCTGCAAGGAAAGCAATAAGGTCAATAAAGGAAATGAACGTAAAAGGAGTTAAAACCAATGATGCTTTCTTAATAAATGTTTTAAATCATGAAAAATTTTTAAAGGGAGAATGTGATACACACTTTATAGATAATACACCTGAACTTTTCGATATAAGTCCTAAAAAAGATTATGAAACAAGAATCTTAAAGTTCATTGGAGAAAAAGTAGTTAACGAAGTTAGAGGAACTAAAAAAGATTATAACATCCCTCCTGTACCTAAAGGTTTAACTCCAAAAGACCTTAAAGGTACTAAACAACTACTCGATGAAAAAGGTGTAGAAGGAGTTATTGATTGGATAAAAAATCAGAAAAAACTACTGCTTACTGACACCACATTTAGAGATGCTCATCAATCTTTAATTGCAACGAGAGTCAGAACTAAAGACATGGTGAAAATAGCTAAAGCTACTGCTGTATTAGCTAAAGATTTATTTTCGTTAGAAATGTGGGGAGGAGCTACGTTTGATGTTGCATATAGATTTTTAAGAGAATCACCGTGGAGAAGATTACAAGATCTTAGGAAAAAGATTCCAAATATATTGTTCCAAATGCTAATTAGAGGCTCAAATGCGGTCGGTTATACTAATTATCCTGACAATGTTATCAGAACTTTCATCAAAGAAGCTGCTAACCAAGGTATAGATATTTTTAGAATATTCGACTGTCTAAATTGGTTAAAAGGCATGGAGGTAGCTTTAGATGAAGTATTAAAAGTAGGAAAAATAGCAGAAGTTTGTATATGTTATACAGGAGATATATTAGATACCAAAAGAGATAAATATTCATTAAAGTACTACGTTAATAAAGCTAAAGAAATTGAAAAAATGGGAGCTCATATACTTGGTATTAAAGATATGGCTGGACTATTAAAACCATATGCTGCTTCAAAATTGATTAAAGCATTGAAAAATGAAATTTCTATTCCAATACATCTTCATACACATGATACAAGTGGAAATGGTGTAGCTACTTTACTAATGGCTGCTGAAGCAGGTGTAGATATAGTAGATACAGCCTTCAATGCTATGGCTGGATTAACGAGTCAGCCAGCACTAAATTCTATTGTAGCTGCTCTTGAAAATACTGAACTTGATACAGGTATTAATCTATTAGATATTCAGAAAATATCAGATTATTGGAATGAAGTTAGAAAAGTTTATGAAACATTTGAATCTGGTTTAAAATCTGGTACAGCTGAAATATATAAATACGAAATACCTGGTGGACAATATTCTAATTTAAGACCTCAAGTAGAAAGTTTTGGCCTTGGACATAAATTTAATGAAATTAAAGAAATGTATAAAAAAGTAAATGAATTACTAGGAGATATAGTTAAGGTTACTCCATCTTCTAAAGTTGTTGGGGACTTAGCAATATTCATGGTACAGAATGGTTTAACAAAAGAAAATATAATTGAAAAGGGGAAAAATTTTACATTCCCAGATTCAGTTGTATCATATTTCAAGGGAATGATGGGCCAACCTGAAGGAGGTTTTCCAAAAGAGCTACAAAAGATTGTATTGAAAGGAGAAAAGCCAGTTACTTGTAGACCTGGAGAAATTTTAGAGCCAGTTAATTTTGAAAAAATAAAGTCAAAATTGGAAAAAGAATTTAATATGAAAGATGTAAACATTAGAAATATATTGAGTTATGCTCTTTATCCAAAGGTATATACTGATTATTTAAAATCTTTAAAACAATATGGGCATTTATATAATCTAGAAAGTCATGTATTTTTCTATGGGTTAAATGAAGGAGAGATTAGCGAAATAGAATTAGAAGAAGGCAATATTATGATAGTAAAATTAGTTGAAGTCGGTAAACTTGATGAAAATAGATATAGAACAGTTATATTCGAAGTAAACGGTAATAGAAGAGAAATTAAGGTATTTGATAAAAGTATTGGAGAAAAACAAATCACAAATGTTACAATTATGGCAGATCCAAATAGTGAAAAAGAAATTGGAGCATCAATACCTGGTACAATATCTAGAATACTTGTCAAAGAAGGGGATAAAATAAAAGAAAAGCAAAGTCTTATTATTATAGAAGCTATGAAAATGGAAACAAATATACTAGCTACTACAAGTGGCGAAATTGATAGTATATTAGTTTTTGAAGGACAACAAGTTAAATCTGGTCAATTATTAATAAAGTTAAAATGA
- the rsmA gene encoding 16S rRNA (adenine(1518)-N(6)/adenine(1519)-N(6))-dimethyltransferase RsmA, producing MSERKLYSPRVIKEIIDEYGFAFSKSLGQNFLIDKNIIDKICDGAEIKESDQIIEVGPGIGTLTQELCKRARKVVAIEIDKNLYPILNDNLSSYDNFHLVQGDVLKIDLNTLISDYFDNDGEIKVVANLPYYITTPIIMKLLEEKIRVNKIVVMVQKEVALRMRAKPGTKDYGALSIAVQYYSKPQIIVNVPKNVFMPRPNVDSAVIMLNVYEKPIVKVEDEKFLFKIIKAAFGKRRKTLVNALNSSQLGIAKEDIISILNECNIDVKARAEDLSLDEFAKITNSILSK from the coding sequence ATGAGTGAAAGAAAACTATATTCCCCTAGGGTAATTAAAGAGATAATAGATGAATATGGATTTGCTTTTTCAAAGAGTTTAGGTCAGAATTTTTTAATAGATAAAAATATCATAGATAAAATATGTGATGGAGCAGAAATAAAAGAAAGTGACCAGATAATAGAAGTAGGTCCAGGCATAGGAACTTTAACACAAGAATTATGTAAGAGAGCAAGGAAAGTTGTAGCAATAGAAATAGATAAAAACTTATATCCTATACTTAATGATAATTTATCTAGTTATGATAATTTCCATTTAGTTCAGGGAGATGTATTAAAAATAGACCTTAATACATTGATATCTGATTATTTTGATAATGATGGGGAAATAAAGGTAGTAGCTAATTTGCCATACTATATAACAACACCAATTATTATGAAATTATTAGAAGAAAAAATAAGAGTAAATAAGATTGTAGTAATGGTTCAAAAAGAAGTAGCACTAAGAATGAGAGCTAAACCTGGCACTAAGGATTACGGTGCACTTTCTATTGCAGTACAATATTATTCTAAACCTCAGATAATAGTTAATGTTCCTAAAAATGTATTTATGCCGCGTCCTAATGTTGATTCAGCTGTAATTATGTTAAATGTATATGAAAAACCAATTGTTAAAGTTGAAGATGAGAAGTTCTTATTTAAAATCATTAAAGCTGCATTTGGCAAGAGAAGAAAAACTTTAGTTAATGCGTTAAATTCAAGCCAGCTAGGTATAGCCAAGGAAGATATAATATCCATACTAAATGAATGTAATATTGATGTAAAAGCTAGAGCCGAAGACTTAAGTTTAGATGAGTTTGCAAAGATAACTAATTCTATTTTAAGTAAATAG
- a CDS encoding glutaredoxin family protein — MADIIIYTSSTCPHCYAAKDYFNSKGLSYTEKNVSVDPQARKELIQMGYMGVPVIIVNGETIVGFDRNRLEEIL; from the coding sequence ATGGCTGATATAATAATCTATACAAGCAGCACTTGCCCACATTGCTATGCTGCAAAAGACTATTTCAATTCAAAAGGATTAAGTTATACTGAGAAAAATGTATCAGTAGACCCTCAAGCAAGAAAAGAGCTTATACAAATGGGTTATATGGGAGTTCCTGTTATAATAGTTAACGGAGAGACTATTGTAGGATTCGATAGAAACAGATTAGAAGAAATATTATAA
- a CDS encoding response regulator transcription factor yields the protein MDSVNILIVEDEDRMRRLIGDYLKKEGYTVIEAENGKLALEKFINDNIDLVILDIMLPEYDGWTVMREIRKESNVPIIILTARSEESDELFGFELGADEYVTKPFSPKVLVARVKALLRRSNTFSGEDMLKIGSLELDLDGHRVFNNGVEIKLTPKEYELLVYMVKNKGKALSRETILNGVWGYDYYGDLRTVDTHIKRLRLKLKENSHIIETVRGVGYRLEVKK from the coding sequence TTGGATAGTGTTAATATTCTTATTGTCGAAGACGAAGATAGAATGAGAAGACTGATAGGAGATTATCTGAAAAAAGAAGGCTATACTGTAATAGAAGCAGAGAATGGTAAACTGGCGTTAGAAAAATTTATTAATGATAATATAGATTTAGTTATACTTGATATAATGCTGCCAGAATATGATGGTTGGACTGTTATGAGAGAGATTAGAAAAGAATCAAATGTACCTATTATAATTTTAACTGCAAGAAGTGAAGAATCAGATGAATTATTTGGATTTGAACTTGGAGCTGACGAATATGTTACAAAACCATTTAGTCCTAAGGTATTAGTAGCAAGAGTTAAGGCTTTACTTAGAAGAAGTAATACATTTTCAGGAGAAGATATGCTAAAGATTGGTAGTTTAGAGTTAGACCTAGATGGTCATAGAGTATTTAATAATGGGGTTGAAATAAAATTGACCCCTAAGGAGTATGAATTGTTGGTTTACATGGTTAAAAATAAGGGGAAAGCTTTAAGTAGGGAAACTATATTAAATGGAGTTTGGGGATATGATTACTATGGAGATTTGAGAACGGTAGATACTCATATTAAAAGACTTAGATTAAAACTTAAGGAAAACAGTCATATTATTGAAACAGTAAGAGGAGTTGGATATAGATTAGAGGTGAAAAAATGA
- a CDS encoding glutaredoxin domain-containing protein: MANVIIYTSNTUPHCVTAKEYLSGKGVNYVEKNVQTDPAARRELIKMGFMGVPVIIVDGETIVGFDKNRLDQLL; this comes from the coding sequence ATGGCAAATGTAATAATTTATACTAGCAATACTTGACCACATTGTGTAACTGCTAAAGAATACCTTTCGGGTAAAGGTGTAAATTATGTGGAAAAAAATGTGCAAACAGACCCAGCTGCTAGAAGAGAACTTATTAAAATGGGATTTATGGGTGTTCCAGTTATAATTGTAGATGGTGAAACTATAGTTGGGTTTGATAAAAATAGATTAGATCAGTTATTATAG
- a CDS encoding TatD family hydrolase — protein MLIDSHAHLDDKRFDKDRDKIIKSLKNNDIWVVINPGADLASSIKAVALAQQYENIYAAVGIHPHDAKTMDDDTIEVLKSLLKKDKVIAVGEIGLDYHYDFSPRDIQRKWFREQIKLAKEFNLPIIVHDREAHKDVYDILKEEQDGTLTGVLHCFSGSVEMAKEYIKMGFYISFAGPVTFKNAKTAKEVVKAIDINRILIETDSPYLTPHPHRGKRNEPLYVRYVAAMIAELKDITVEEVARITTENTKRLFNID, from the coding sequence ATGCTAATAGATAGCCATGCACATTTAGATGACAAAAGATTTGATAAAGACAGAGATAAAATCATTAAAAGCTTGAAAAATAATGATATATGGGTAGTTATAAATCCAGGTGCTGATTTGGCATCATCTATAAAAGCTGTTGCTTTAGCACAACAATATGAAAATATATATGCAGCAGTCGGTATACATCCTCATGATGCTAAGACTATGGATGATGATACAATAGAAGTTTTGAAGTCATTATTAAAGAAAGATAAAGTTATAGCTGTAGGAGAAATAGGGTTGGACTATCATTATGATTTTTCACCAAGAGATATACAAAGAAAATGGTTTAGAGAGCAGATTAAATTAGCAAAGGAATTTAATTTGCCAATTATAGTACATGATAGAGAAGCACATAAAGATGTATACGATATATTAAAAGAGGAACAAGATGGTACATTAACAGGAGTACTGCACTGTTTTTCTGGTAGTGTAGAAATGGCAAAAGAATATATAAAGATGGGATTTTATATATCTTTTGCAGGACCAGTTACTTTCAAAAATGCAAAAACTGCTAAGGAAGTAGTAAAGGCTATAGATATTAACAGAATACTGATTGAAACAGATTCACCATATCTTACACCACATCCGCATAGAGGTAAGAGAAATGAACCTTTATATGTAAGATATGTTGCTGCAATGATTGCAGAATTAAAAGATATAACTGTTGAAGAAGTTGCGCGTATTACTACTGAAAATACAAAGAGGTTATTTAATATAGACTAA
- a CDS encoding cell wall metabolism sensor histidine kinase WalK produces the protein MRRSLKTKLFLSILLLTSIILSLVWFFNVKFLDSYYIERKKDSLISYSNYIKNIYKGDIEKIYDELERIENLIGGNITIVTSNGEIEYPVSYRPQYGRMGRGLVKGGLGKYISISREDLKEVLTGKTILNTFKHPKFDIEILSVAAPLNNNKVLIIQSSVASIKEGIDIIKDYYIYIAIISLIIGIILTFILTKIITEPIVRLNKVAQKMANLDFSHKYKVVSRDEIGQLGESLNYLSEKLSFTINELNKANEKLKEDIEKERRLDRMRKEFISNVSHELKTPIALIKGYAEGLKDNVIEDIESKNFYCEVIMDEAEKMSKLVKDLLDLSQLESGHYSLNKEKFDICELADKVLNKYRPIFDEKNIKVSIKKDNDKICVYGDKTRLEQVLVNFINNALNHTGAERVLEVTIKQLANKVIVSIYNSGSFIPEDEIDRMWESFYKIDKSRARKYGGTGLGLSIVRNILKLHNSDYGVRNIKNGVEFWFELKLISIDNNDC, from the coding sequence ATGAGAAGGTCATTAAAAACTAAATTGTTTTTAAGTATTTTATTATTAACTTCAATAATTTTAAGTCTAGTATGGTTTTTTAATGTTAAGTTTTTAGACTCTTATTATATAGAGAGGAAAAAGGATAGTTTAATATCATACAGTAATTATATAAAGAACATATATAAAGGTGATATAGAGAAAATATACGATGAATTAGAAAGGATAGAAAATTTAATAGGGGGAAACATTACGATAGTGACAAGTAATGGAGAAATAGAATATCCTGTATCATATAGACCGCAATATGGAAGAATGGGAAGAGGATTAGTTAAAGGTGGTTTAGGCAAATACATTTCTATTTCAAGAGAAGATTTAAAAGAAGTATTAACAGGTAAAACTATTCTAAATACTTTTAAACATCCAAAATTTGATATAGAAATACTTTCTGTTGCTGCTCCTTTGAATAACAATAAAGTATTAATAATTCAATCATCTGTAGCATCAATCAAAGAAGGAATAGACATAATTAAGGATTATTATATATACATAGCAATTATTTCCCTAATAATTGGCATAATATTGACCTTCATACTTACGAAGATAATTACAGAACCCATTGTAAGGTTGAACAAGGTAGCACAAAAAATGGCAAATTTAGATTTCAGCCATAAATATAAGGTTGTAAGCAGAGATGAAATAGGACAGTTAGGAGAAAGTTTAAATTATTTATCTGAAAAATTAAGTTTTACAATAAATGAATTGAATAAAGCAAATGAAAAGTTAAAAGAAGATATAGAAAAAGAAAGACGACTAGATAGAATGAGAAAGGAATTTATTTCAAATGTTTCTCACGAATTAAAAACACCAATTGCTCTTATTAAAGGGTATGCAGAAGGGCTTAAGGATAATGTTATAGAGGATATAGAGAGTAAAAATTTTTATTGTGAAGTTATTATGGATGAGGCTGAAAAAATGAGCAAATTAGTTAAAGATTTACTTGACTTATCACAGTTAGAATCTGGCCATTATTCATTAAATAAAGAAAAATTTGATATATGTGAACTTGCAGATAAAGTTTTAAATAAATATAGACCGATATTTGATGAAAAAAATATAAAAGTTAGCATAAAAAAAGATAATGATAAAATATGCGTCTATGGTGATAAAACCAGATTAGAACAGGTTCTAGTGAATTTTATTAATAATGCTTTAAATCATACAGGTGCAGAAAGAGTTTTAGAAGTTACTATTAAACAGTTAGCTAATAAAGTGATTGTAAGCATTTATAACAGTGGAAGTTTTATACCTGAAGATGAGATAGATAGAATGTGGGAAAGTTTTTATAAGATTGATAAGTCAAGAGCTAGAAAATATGGTGGAACAGGTTTAGGATTATCAATAGTAAGAAATATTTTAAAGCTTCATAATAGTGATTATGGAGTAAGGAATATAAAGAATGGAGTTGAATTTTGGTTTGAATTAAAATTAATATCAATTGATAATAACGATTGTTAA
- a CDS encoding phage holin family protein, which translates to MPDRERTNNQDISITSIILRVILTSIVVWVAAFLTPGFSISNLWSLILSAIVITALNYIIEQFAGIDASPFGRGLTGFIVAGVILYATKFIVPGFNISVVGAIIGALAIGIIDMVVPGRVF; encoded by the coding sequence ATGCCAGATAGAGAGAGAACAAATAATCAAGATATTAGTATAACTAGTATCATACTTAGAGTAATATTGACATCAATAGTAGTTTGGGTAGCTGCTTTCTTAACACCTGGATTTAGCATTAGTAATTTGTGGAGTTTAATTTTATCAGCAATAGTGATAACTGCATTAAATTATATTATAGAACAATTTGCAGGAATTGATGCATCACCTTTTGGAAGAGGTTTGACAGGATTTATAGTAGCGGGAGTAATTTTGTATGCTACTAAATTTATAGTTCCAGGTTTTAATATTTCTGTTGTTGGAGCAATTATTGGAGCTTTAGCAATAGGTATAATAGATATGGTAGTACCGGGGAGAGTATTTTAA
- the rnmV gene encoding ribonuclease M5, with protein MIKEVIVVEGKDDIAAVKSAVDAEVIATGGFGLSSETMRRIKTAAKKRGVIIFTDPDYAGEKIRKIISKEIKNCKHAFLPKEKATKGDNIGIENASKEDIIIALKNARVESIDERNEFTKEDMIKYGLVGNPNSSKRREELGKILGIGYCNSKQFLKRLNNYGITREEFLESIRRIEK; from the coding sequence ATGATAAAAGAAGTAATTGTAGTAGAGGGAAAAGATGATATAGCAGCTGTAAAAAGCGCGGTAGATGCAGAAGTTATAGCAACTGGTGGATTTGGATTATCATCAGAAACTATGAGAAGAATTAAGACGGCTGCTAAAAAAAGGGGCGTTATAATATTTACAGATCCTGATTATGCAGGAGAGAAGATACGAAAAATAATTTCCAAGGAAATTAAAAATTGTAAACATGCTTTTCTGCCTAAAGAGAAGGCTACTAAAGGAGACAATATAGGAATTGAAAATGCTTCTAAAGAAGACATTATAATAGCGTTAAAAAATGCAAGAGTAGAATCAATTGATGAAAGAAATGAATTTACTAAGGAAGATATGATAAAATATGGATTGGTCGGGAATCCTAATTCAAGCAAGCGAAGAGAAGAGTTAGGAAAAATATTAGGTATTGGATATTGCAATTCTAAACAATTTTTAAAAAGACTAAATAATTATGGAATAACTAGAGAAGAATTTCTAGAATCAATTAGGAGGATTGAAAAATAA
- a CDS encoding DUF1858 domain-containing protein → MTITKDMLIGEILRVKPEAAEILLRFGMGCLGCPSSQMESLEQAAMVHGINLEELLKELNK, encoded by the coding sequence ATGACTATAACAAAAGATATGCTTATAGGCGAAATATTAAGAGTTAAACCAGAAGCTGCAGAAATATTATTAAGATTTGGAATGGGATGCTTAGGCTGCCCTTCTTCACAAATGGAGTCATTAGAACAAGCAGCTATGGTTCATGGTATTAACCTTGAAGAATTATTAAAAGAATTAAATAAGTAA
- a CDS encoding helix-turn-helix transcriptional regulator: MGIKTNRENREAECQIICPNGNIVNKVKRKLLNDEIIIELSDIFKALSDPTRLKIINALSNSELCVCDIAAALNMSQSAISHQLRTLRNLRLVKYRKEGKSAIYSLDDDHILELFNQGLEHVKHG, translated from the coding sequence ATGGGTATTAAAACGAATAGGGAAAATAGAGAAGCTGAATGTCAAATAATTTGTCCAAATGGGAATATTGTTAACAAGGTAAAAAGAAAATTATTAAATGATGAAATAATTATTGAATTATCTGATATATTTAAAGCATTGAGTGACCCAACTAGACTTAAAATAATAAATGCACTTTCAAATAGTGAATTATGTGTATGTGATATTGCAGCTGCATTAAATATGAGCCAGTCTGCTATATCACATCAATTAAGGACATTAAGGAATTTAAGGTTGGTAAAATACAGGAAAGAAGGAAAATCAGCAATTTATTCACTCGATGATGATCATATACTTGAATTATTTAATCAGGGACTAGAGCATGTAAAGCATGGATAG